A single genomic interval of Juglans regia cultivar Chandler chromosome 1, Walnut 2.0, whole genome shotgun sequence harbors:
- the LOC109021761 gene encoding endochitinase A1-like isoform X2 → MSMGRVKAKVQEDKQPQFTSRPISTTQKDITTPITTVPTITPTTPSSTTPIINPSSTPDSVIPATVTPIANPVASTPTPPAYSGGASWCVASQSASKTALQVALDYACGYGGADCSAIQPGGSCYNPNNIRDHASYAFNVYYQKNPVPNSCNFGGTAVTTSSDPSAGTCQYPSTSVWIGIACLQHKFISVEHNKFKRVNGFWCSSFWPLSSIRGCQVTQLTKFHHHGISHDHVAGPFSSLRGTLNSFRCSFFWPLYPIRRCEVRQLTKFVHHDMSPDHVTGQLSSWHSIH, encoded by the exons ATGTCAATGGGGCGCGTCAAGGCAAAAGTCCAAGAAGACAAACAGCCACAATTCACTTCACGGCCAATTTCCACAACCCAGAAAGACATTACCACTCCAATCACAACGGTTCCTACAATAACTCCAACCACACCTTCTTCAACAACACCAATAATAAATCCAAGCTCAACCCCAGATTCAGTCATTCCAGCCACCGTTACCCCAATTGCAAACCCAGTTGCTTCTACACCTACACCACCTGCATATTCAGGAGGAGCAAGCTGGTGCGTTGCTAGTCAAAGTGCCTCCAAAACAGCGCTGCAAGTAGCTTTAGACTATGCCTGTGGATATGGTGGTGCTGATTGTTCAGCAATTCAGCCTGGTGGAAGTTGTTACAACCCCAACAACATTCGTGACCATGCATCATATGCGTTCAATGTGTATTATCAAAAGAACCCTGTTCCAAATAGCTGTAACTTTGGAGGAACAGCTGTTACCACTAGCAGTGATCCAA GTGCAGGGACTTGTCAGTATCCATCCACTAG TGTTTGGATTGGGATTGCATGCTTGCAGCACAAGTTCATCAGTGTTGAACACAACAAATTCAAGCGGGTCAACGGTTTTTGGTGCAGTTCCTTCTGGCCCCTCTCCTCCATTAGGGGCTGCCAAGTTACACAGCTCACCAAATTCCATCATCATGGCATCTCTCATGATCATGTTGCTGGCCCATTTTCATCTCTGAGAGGGACTCTCAATAGTTTTAGGTGCAGTTTCTTCTGGCCCCTCTACCCAATTAGGAGATGCGAAGTTAGACAACTTACCAAATTTGTTCATCATGACATGTCTCCTGATCATGTTACTGGCCAACTATCATCATGGCATTCAATACATTGA
- the LOC109021761 gene encoding uncharacterized protein LOC109021761 isoform X1: MDERGFNCLIFLLLGHFLCSGSTLTNKMSMGRVKAKVQEDKQPQFTSRPISTTQKDITTPITTVPTITPTTPSSTTPIINPSSTPDSVIPATVTPIANPVASTPTPPAYSGGASWCVASQSASKTALQVALDYACGYGGADCSAIQPGGSCYNPNNIRDHASYAFNVYYQKNPVPNSCNFGGTAVTTSSDPSAGTCQYPSTSVWIGIACLQHKFISVEHNKFKRVNGFWCSSFWPLSSIRGCQVTQLTKFHHHGISHDHVAGPFSSLRGTLNSFRCSFFWPLYPIRRCEVRQLTKFVHHDMSPDHVTGQLSSWHSIH; this comes from the exons ATGGATGAAAGGGGCTTTAACTGTCTCATATTTCTCCTACTAGGTCATTTCCTCTGTTCAG GTTCCACTTTAACAAACAAGATGTCAATGGGGCGCGTCAAGGCAAAAGTCCAAGAAGACAAACAGCCACAATTCACTTCACGGCCAATTTCCACAACCCAGAAAGACATTACCACTCCAATCACAACGGTTCCTACAATAACTCCAACCACACCTTCTTCAACAACACCAATAATAAATCCAAGCTCAACCCCAGATTCAGTCATTCCAGCCACCGTTACCCCAATTGCAAACCCAGTTGCTTCTACACCTACACCACCTGCATATTCAGGAGGAGCAAGCTGGTGCGTTGCTAGTCAAAGTGCCTCCAAAACAGCGCTGCAAGTAGCTTTAGACTATGCCTGTGGATATGGTGGTGCTGATTGTTCAGCAATTCAGCCTGGTGGAAGTTGTTACAACCCCAACAACATTCGTGACCATGCATCATATGCGTTCAATGTGTATTATCAAAAGAACCCTGTTCCAAATAGCTGTAACTTTGGAGGAACAGCTGTTACCACTAGCAGTGATCCAA GTGCAGGGACTTGTCAGTATCCATCCACTAG TGTTTGGATTGGGATTGCATGCTTGCAGCACAAGTTCATCAGTGTTGAACACAACAAATTCAAGCGGGTCAACGGTTTTTGGTGCAGTTCCTTCTGGCCCCTCTCCTCCATTAGGGGCTGCCAAGTTACACAGCTCACCAAATTCCATCATCATGGCATCTCTCATGATCATGTTGCTGGCCCATTTTCATCTCTGAGAGGGACTCTCAATAGTTTTAGGTGCAGTTTCTTCTGGCCCCTCTACCCAATTAGGAGATGCGAAGTTAGACAACTTACCAAATTTGTTCATCATGACATGTCTCCTGATCATGTTACTGGCCAACTATCATCATGGCATTCAATACATTGA
- the LOC109021761 gene encoding glucan endo-1,3-beta-glucosidase 12-like isoform X3: MDERGFNCLIFLLLGHFLCSGSTLTNKMSMGRVKAKVQEDKQPQFTSRPISTTQKDITTPITTVPTITPTTPSSTTPIINPSSTPDSVIPATVTPIANPVASTPTPPAYSGGASWCVASQSASKTALQVALDYACGYGGADCSAIQPGGSCYNPNNIRDHASYAFNVYYQKNPVPNSCNFGGTAVTTSSDPSAGTCQYPSTSTSSSVLNTTNSSGSTVFGAVPSGPSPPLGAAKLHSSPNSIIMASLMIMLLAHFHL; the protein is encoded by the exons ATGGATGAAAGGGGCTTTAACTGTCTCATATTTCTCCTACTAGGTCATTTCCTCTGTTCAG GTTCCACTTTAACAAACAAGATGTCAATGGGGCGCGTCAAGGCAAAAGTCCAAGAAGACAAACAGCCACAATTCACTTCACGGCCAATTTCCACAACCCAGAAAGACATTACCACTCCAATCACAACGGTTCCTACAATAACTCCAACCACACCTTCTTCAACAACACCAATAATAAATCCAAGCTCAACCCCAGATTCAGTCATTCCAGCCACCGTTACCCCAATTGCAAACCCAGTTGCTTCTACACCTACACCACCTGCATATTCAGGAGGAGCAAGCTGGTGCGTTGCTAGTCAAAGTGCCTCCAAAACAGCGCTGCAAGTAGCTTTAGACTATGCCTGTGGATATGGTGGTGCTGATTGTTCAGCAATTCAGCCTGGTGGAAGTTGTTACAACCCCAACAACATTCGTGACCATGCATCATATGCGTTCAATGTGTATTATCAAAAGAACCCTGTTCCAAATAGCTGTAACTTTGGAGGAACAGCTGTTACCACTAGCAGTGATCCAA GTGCAGGGACTTGTCAGTATCCATCCACTAG CACAAGTTCATCAGTGTTGAACACAACAAATTCAAGCGGGTCAACGGTTTTTGGTGCAGTTCCTTCTGGCCCCTCTCCTCCATTAGGGGCTGCCAAGTTACACAGCTCACCAAATTCCATCATCATGGCATCTCTCATGATCATGTTGCTGGCCCATTTTCATCTCTGA